In the bacterium genome, one interval contains:
- a CDS encoding PorV/PorQ family protein: MTKWLVTLIIFLSFVEEGLSLPIDLQLGARPQGIGGAFVAMVDDVNAVYWNPAGLTQIKTFEAAFMHVNPFSIEEASIDFSSLAIPTGQTGAFGVSWIHQGAELEEGRGQTYKKSDMSENIFVLSLARKIMPELSCGVNIKRLRIDSEIGGGGGFGYDLGLLYTTQHIAFLNNLSFGMMARNVFTDLKDESVPATLRMGAATKVYYDRVGIAADMEKKKEVNKEKNSYQFHFGGEYAITRTMLVRLGNDDGDWTYGVGFLLYNWELDYAFYRIKEYDLDYSHRISATIKF; this comes from the coding sequence ATGACAAAATGGTTAGTGACTCTCATTATTTTCTTAAGTTTTGTAGAAGAGGGTCTTAGTCTGCCAATAGACTTACAGTTAGGTGCCAGACCGCAAGGTATAGGTGGGGCTTTTGTGGCTATGGTAGATGATGTCAATGCCGTTTACTGGAATCCAGCCGGATTAACTCAAATTAAAACCTTCGAAGCGGCATTTATGCATGTGAACCCTTTTAGTATAGAGGAAGCAAGTATTGATTTCTCATCATTAGCCATACCAACAGGTCAGACAGGTGCGTTTGGTGTTAGCTGGATACACCAGGGAGCAGAATTAGAAGAGGGTAGGGGACAAACATATAAAAAATCTGATATGTCAGAAAATATCTTTGTGTTGTCTCTTGCCCGTAAGATTATGCCTGAACTTTCCTGTGGGGTAAATATTAAAAGATTAAGAATAGACTCTGAGATAGGTGGTGGCGGTGGATTTGGGTATGATCTGGGATTACTTTATACAACACAACATATTGCCTTTCTGAATAACCTTTCTTTTGGAATGATGGCTCGAAATGTGTTTACTGATTTAAAAGATGAATCTGTCCCTGCGACTTTGAGAATGGGTGCAGCAACAAAGGTGTATTATGACCGAGTAGGCATAGCGGCTGATATGGAAAAGAAAAAAGAAGTCAACAAAGAGAAAAATTCATATCAATTCCATTTTGGTGGTGAATATGCCATAACCCGCACTATGTTAGTTCGCTTAGGTAATGATGATGGGGATTGGACTTATGGAGTAGGATTTCTGCTTTACAACTGGGAATTAGATTATGCCTTCTATCGCATCAAAGAATATGACCTCGATTATTCCCACCGTATCTCTGCAACAATAAAGTTTTAA
- a CDS encoding GxxExxY protein, whose amino-acid sequence MLESVYENVLAYDLIKIGMNVKTQVPIPLLYEEVKEL is encoded by the coding sequence TTGTTAGAGTCAGTATATGAGAATGTTTTAGCCTATGACCTTATAAAAATAGGAATGAATGTTAAAACACAAGTTCCAATACCTTTACTTTACGAAGAAGTCAAGGAATTGTAA